The Pseudomonas sp. FP2309 genomic sequence CAAGCCACCTTCGAACGCATGATCAACGAGGAAATGGCCGACGGTGAAGTGGGCGCGTTCCTGGCCTGGGGCGACCCGGCGCTGTACGACAGCACCATCCGCATCCTGCAGGCGATCCTGGCCAGCGGCCGCTGTGCATTTGAGTTTGAGGTGATCCCCGGCATCACCAGCGTGCAGGCCCTGGCGGCGCAGCATAAGGTGGCGTTGAACCGTATCGGCAAGTCTGTGGAGATCACCACCGGTCGACGCCTGGCGGCGGGGCAGGCGAGTGATGCCGACACCCTGGTGGTCATGCTCGACGCCGAAGATTCCTACCGCACGGTGGCCGATCAGGACCTGGATATTTATTGGGGTGCCTACCTGGGCACGCCGGATGAAATCCTGATCAGCGGTAAAGTCAGCGACGTGGCTGACGAGATTCAACGGGTGCGCAAGGCGGCACGCCTGGCCAATGGCTGGATCATGGATACGTATTTGTTGCGCAAACCCTGAGGTAACGTCCCCATGTTCAAGCTGTTTGCCCTCGCGCTGACCCTGGTGGCCGGCGTTGCCCACGCTGATTCCGAGTTGCACACCGATTTGCCGCTCGCTTACCTGGAACAGAGCCAAAGCGATGCGCGCAATGAGCCGCTGGTGATCTTTTTGCACGGGTTCGGCAGCAATGAGGAAGACCTGTTCGGCATCAAGGACGCGTTGCCGTCCACATGGACCTACTTGTCCGTACGCGCGCCGATACCGGTGCAGCCCAGCGGGTTTCGCTGGTTTACCAAGACGCCGGGTGACGGCGATTACGATGGTGTGACCGCTGATTTGCGCAGCAGCGCCAAGCTGATCAAGGACTTCGTCGTCAAGGCCACCGCGAAATACCACACGCAAAGCGATCGGGTGTTCCTGGTGGGGTTCAGTCAGGGCGCGATCATGTCTTATGAGGTGGCTTTGCGTGATCCCGCTCTGGTGCGGGGCATTGCGGCGTTGAGTGGCAGCCTGTTGCCGGTGCTCAAGGCAGAGCTCAAGCCGGATCAGCGCTTGGGCAAACTGGCGATCTTTATCGGCCACGGCACGCTGGACCAGGCGTTGCCGTATGTCTCGGCGACGCGGGCGAATGAGGTGCTGGTGGGGTTGGGGTTGCAACCCGAGTTTCATGGGTACCCGGGGATGAATCACACCGTCAGTGAGGCGCAGTTGAGCGATTTGAAGGCCTGGTTGCAGAAGAGCCTGCGCTGACGGAGTGTCTGTCGGCTATTGAGTCGGCGTTACTTACCGCCTGTAATCTGCTTCACCAGCGCGGCATGCCCCTTCGCATCGTCGGCCCGCGAGATTGCCTGGATCACCAGCAGCTGGTTGCCCGAGCCGCCCAGGAAGGTGGAGTTCAAGGTCTTGCCGCCGCCCTGGGTGGCGGTGCTGTCCACCTGGCGCAGGCCCAGGCCTTTGAGGGTCAGTTTTTTCTCACTGAGTTTCTTGAAGTCGGGCAGGGCGGCGCTTTGGTCCTTGATGAAACCGGCCACGGCGCCGTCGAGGAACTTCGAGTCGTTGTCCTGGATGTTTACCCCATCGTTGCGCACGGTTTCGGCGACGATCACCACACTTTTCGTGGTTTGGTTGGCGTACATCGTGCCCTGGGTGTCGGCGGTGCCGTCTTCGGCCTTGCCGGCCGGCAGGGTGTCGGCCGCGTAGGCCTTGGGCAGGGTGAAGGTGAACTTGCCGCCCAGGGTGGAGATGGTCTGGGTGGTGGGCTTGGCTGCGGCGAACGCGCTGCCCGCGGCGAGCACGAGGGCCAGCAGGGCGGCGGTCTTGGTGAAGGTGGCCATGAAGCGCTCCAGTGATGAACGAAATTGCGGAACATTCTGTCAGAAATTTCGCAATTTCGTTCACCCGCAGGCTCACCCCTTGTCGGACTCCTCCTCAAGGCGGTCCATCTCAAACAGTCGCGCCAGTTCCGTGCGGGCTTCCTGGGCGGTTTGCATCACCTTGGCGGCATCGTCGTAGACCGCGTGTTGGGCGGCCAGCACTTGCAGGTCGTGGTTCTTGAAGCGGTTGATGCGCGCATCGGCCTGGGCTTGGGTCAGGCCCAGGCCGACCAGGGTGCGGCGGCTCATTTCCAGGCTGGAATAGAAGGTCTCGCGCACCGGCGACGCATCCAGGTCCACCAGACGATGCACGTGCTGGCGGTTACGGGCACGGGCGATGATCTTCATGTGCGGATAGAGGTTGCGCACCAACTCGGCGGTCTTGATGTTGATCTCCGGGTCGTCCATGGCGATCACGAAGAACTCCGCCTGGTCGACCTTGGCCGCGTGCAGGATCTCGGGGCGTTGCGGGTCGCCGTAGAACACCGGCATGCCGCCGAAGCTGCGGGTCAGCTCGATGGTTTCCACCGAGGTGTCGAGGGCGATGAACGAGATGTTCTGGGCGCGCAGGATCCGCGCCACGATCTGTCCCATCCGTCCCATGCCGGCGATCACCACCCGCGGCGCATCGCTCTCGATGGCGCGGAATTCCTCCGGCACATGCACTGGTTTGACCTTGGGCTTGAACAGCTTTGGGCACACCAACAGCAGTAGCGGCGTGACGGCCATGGACAGGGTGATGGTCAGCACCAGGATGTCGTACAGGTGCGGTTCGAACAGGCCCTGGTCGCGGCCGATCTTGAACACCACGAAGGCGAACTCACCGCCCGCCGCCAGCACCACACCCAGGCGCAAGGCACTTTCGCGGTTGAGGTCGCCCACCAGCCGGCCCACGGCATAGAGCAGCGGCAACTTGAGGCCGATCAACAGCAGCGTCAGGCCAATCACCACCAGCGGTGAACTGAGCAGCAGGCTGAGGTTGGCGCCCATGCCCACGCTGATAAAAAACAACCCGAGCAACAGGCCCTTGAACGGTTCGATCTGGGATTCCAGTTCGTGGCGGTATTCGGAATCCGCCAGCAGCAGGCCGGCGAGGAACGCGCCCAGCGCCATGGACACGCCTACCAGTTCCATCAGCCAGGCCGTGCCGATCACCACCAGCAAAGCGGTGGCTGTGGACACTTCGCGCAGGCCGGTCTTGGCGACGATGCGAAACACCGGTCGCAGCAGGTAACGCCCGCCGATGATCACCACCGCAATGCTGCCGAGGATCTGCAGCACGTGTTGCACGCCTTGGGCTTCGGTGGTCGGGTGATCACTGCCGGCCAGCAGCGGCACCATGGCGATCAACGGGATCGCGGCGATGTCCTGGAACAGCAGGATGGCAAACGCCAGCCGACCGTGGGGCTGGTTCAGCTCTTTGCGTTCGGCCAGGCTTTGCAGACCGAATGCGGTGGACGACAGCGCCAGGCCCAGACCCAGCACGATGGCGCTGTTCCAGGCCTGCCCAAACACCCAGAGCGCCACGGCGCCCATCACCAACCCGGTCAACAGCACCTGGGCCAGGCCGACCCCGAAGACCGCCTTGCGCATCACCCATAAACGCTTGGGTGACAGTTCCAGGCCAATGATGAACAGCAGCAACACCACGCCCAGCTCGGAGAACTGCGCCACGCTTTGCGGGTTGCCGATCAGGCCCAGCACCGACGGGCCGATGATCACACCGGCAAACAGATAGCCCAACACCGCGCCGAGTTGCAGGCGCTTGGCCAGTGGCACGGTCAGCACAGCGGCGAGCAGGAACACTACGGCTGCTTGTAACAGGTTGCCTTCATGGGGCATTGCGAACTCCAGAATCTTTAAAACCAATCAACAGGCGCGTATTAGAGCGCTTTTTGCCGGTTGAAAATTGTGTTTTTGCTGCGTGGTCGTGAGATATCGCGTGATGGGCGTTGTCGCTCAGCCTTTGTTACTATCGCTCCCCCTCGTCACCAGGAGTCACTGCCCCATGCAACACCAGTGGGATGAAATGCACCGCACCCGCAAGCCCACGTTCGTACTGTGTGGCGAGCCCCAGGGGGATGTGCTCAATCTCTATGTTCACGGTTATTCAGCGTTCTTTAACCGGCAACAACTGGGCAATTTCCAGCAGCAGTTGGCGCGCATTGAGGGCTCGACCAATCTGATGCTGTTCTGGCCGGCGGGGCACTTTCTGGAGAACCTGTTTGCACCTTTCAAGGAAGTGATTGGCGCGATGCTCGGCGGCGGCAGTGTGGGGGCTGCCACCGTGGGCGTGGGCAAGGCGATTGCGTATTTCCTGGACCACTATAAAAGCGTCGAGGCGCGAGTGGATGAGGTGGCCAAGAGCCTGCTGCCGGAACTGGCCGGCTACCTGCAAGGCCAGGCGCTGCCAGTGCGGCGTATCAATTTGATCGGGCATTCCCTGGGCGCGCGGATTCTGGTCAAGAGCCTGCTGGCCAGTCCTGAAACCGCGCGTGAGCTGCCTTTGGACAACTTGCTGCTGATGGGCGGCGCGATCTGCACATCGAGCCCCTGGGATGAGGTGTCTGCGCCACTCAAGGGACGGCTGATCAACTGCCACTCCAGCAAGGATTGGGCCTTGGCCCTGAAGCCGGACACCGAGCGTTGCATCGGGCGTTATGCGATCCCCGTGACGCCGGCGCTGAAGGCGAAGGTGACCAATGTGCATTTGGCCACCTTCGACCACGCCGCCTACTGGCCGCAGTTACAAACAGTGGTGCAGTACACCGACCTGCTGCACGAACGACGCGGCATGATTCGCTCCGACCAGCGCAGTGCCGAGGTGCGCTTTGCCGAAGAAGACACCGAGTTGTTCCCGGCCTTGGTGCAGGCGCGGCCTGAGGAGTTGAAATTCCTCGCCGAGTTGATGGCGCAAAAGCGCAGTGCATCGATTGACACCACGGTGCGTGAGCCGCTCAAGCTGGCCATCGAGTTGCAGCGCATGGGTGGCGATACCTTTATGAACCTGGCCCGTGGTCATGGTGTGAGTTACCGCCAGATCGCCGAGGACGTGGCGCAGCGCCTGGGGATCAAGTTTGACGACCCGCTTGAGAGCGTGGTGCTGGCGGACATTGAAGCCCAGGTCGCAGAAAAACTGATCGAGCAGTACAAGGACAAACTCAGCAACGCTGACCGGCAAGTATTCGATGCCGAACTCAAGGCCGCCGCGCAAAAAGAGCAGGGCTTGTTCAATCGCATCGACCTTGGCCGTTCGGCCACCACTGCCTTGAGCGGTACGGCATTGGCGGGGCTGACCGGGTTTATCCTGCGTCGGGGGGCGGCCACTGCAATTCCGGTGGTGGGGCAGGCGTTGGCGGCGGCGATGCTGCTGGTGAGCGGGGTGCGGGCATTTTCGGGGCCGGCCTATTCGATCACCACCCTCGCCGTGCTGGTGATCGGTGTGATTCGCCAGCGCATGGAGCGTGAGGCGCTGAACCAGGAGATGGACCTGGTGGTGCAGGTGGTGGAAGCGTTCGACCTGCCGCGGGATACGGTGATGCGCACGGTTGCATCCGACTGATAAGCTGCGCGCCTGTCTAGTGTGTTTGCCTGGGATACCGCGTGAAATTCAGCCTGCCAAAAATCGCTACCGCCCCGTTCTGCCCGCCGGAAGTGGCCGGTTCCGTCGCCGTTGATCCCAAGGCGTCGTTCTTCAAGCGCGTCCTGATGTTTGCCGGCCCTGGCTTGCTGGTCTCTATCGGTTACATGGACCCCGGCAATTGGGCCACCGCCATCGAGGCGGGTTCGCGTTATGGCTACAGCTTATTGTTTGTGGTGTTACTCGCCAGCCTGGCGGGCATGGCGCTGCAGTGTCTGTGCTCGCGACTGGGCATCGCCACCGGCAAGGACCTGGCGCAACTGTGCCGCGAGCGCTACAGCAAACGCTCCTCACGCACCCAGTGGGTGTTGGCGGAGATCTCGATCATCGCCACCGACCTTGCCGAAGTGCTCGGCTGCGCCCTGGCGTTTCACTTGCTGCTGGGCGTCTCGCTGACCACCGGCATTGTGATTACCGCGTTCGATACGTTGTTGGTGTTGGCCCTGCAAAACCGTGGGTTTCGTCGCCTGGAAGCGATCATGCTGGCGTTGGTGGCGACCATCGGTGTGTGTTTCTTTATCGAGCTGGCGCTGATCAAGCCTTATTGGCCGGACGTGTTCAGCGGCTTTGCGCCGTCCCTGTCGGCCATCAGCGATGCCGCACCGCTGTACCTGGCCATCGGCATCCTGGGGGCGACGGTGATGCCCCATAATCTCTACCTGCATAGCTCAATCGTGCAGACCCGCCTGATCGGCAAGGACCTGGCCAGCAAGCAGGACGCGGTCAAGCTGGCGCGTATCGACACCATCGGCTCCCTGGCCCTGGCGTTGTTGGTCAATGGTGCCATCCTGGTACTCGCCGCCGCTGCCTTCCATAAGACCGGGCATACCGACGTGGTGGAAATCCAGGACGCCTACCACCTGCTCGACCCGTTGGTCGGCGGTGCGTTCGCCAGCATCCTGTTTGGTATTGCCTTGCTGGCGTCCGGGCAAAGCTCGACGTTTACCGGCACCATCGCCGGGCAGGTGATCATGGAAGGTTACTTGAACCTGCGCATTCCCTGCTGGCAACGCCGTTTGATCACCCGTGGGCTGGCGCTGATCCCGGCATTTGTCGGTGTGTGGGTGATGGGCGACGATGCGATCGGCAAGTTGCTGATTCTGAGCCAGGTGGTGCTGAGCCTGCAGCTGCCTTTCGCGCTGTACCCGCTGATCCGCATGACCGGCGACAAGCAACTGATGGGGCCGTTCGTCAACCGGCTGCCGACGCGGGTGCTGGCGTGGTTTCTGTTCGCCGTGATCAGTGGCGCGAACGCGTGGTTGATCGCTCAGTGGCTGTTTTGAGGTGCAGGGGCCCGGAAATCAGCACGGGCCTCTCTCAACCCTTCTGTACATTCCTTACCGGTCCCAATACGGCACCGCTCCAAAACACTCTACAAAGTAATCGATCACCGTCCTGACCTTCAGCGACAGGCGCCGGCTGCCCGGCCACAGTGCCGCAATCTGTTGAGGTTCCAGGGTGGTCGCCACGTCGTATTCCGTCAGCACTGCCTGCAAGGTGCCGGCGCGCAGGCTTTCACCGATCAGCCAGGACGGAAACACCACCAGCCCCAGGCCCTGTTCGGCGGCGTGGGTGAGGGTGTCGGCATGGTTGCCGGTGACCGGGCCTTTGACGCTGTAGGACGTCCAGTCGCCCTGATCGCGGCGAAAGAACCAGCGTTGCTGGCCGGTGACACCTTTGTAGGCCAGGCATTGATGATGTTTGAGTTCGTCGGGGTGCGTGGGCGTGCCGTGCTCTGCCAGGTACGCCGGGCTGGCGGCGATACGAAAGCGCTGCGGGGCGAAGATGCGGGCCTGCATGCTGGAGTCGTTGAGCACGCCGATGCGAAACAGCAAATCGGTGCCGTCCTGTAGCGGGTCGACGTAGGTGTCGGTTTGCTGGATATCCAGTTGCAGCTTCGGGTAACGCCGGCATAGCTCGCCCAGCCAAGGCGAGAGATGCCGCTGGCCGAACACCATCGGTGCATTGATGCGCACCACGCCGCTGGGTTCGCTGTCCTGTTCCTGCAAGGCCTGGCTGGCGGCTTCCAACTGTTCGAGCATCAAGCGGGCATGCCCGCCCAGCAGGCGACCGGCTTCGGTGGGGCTCACCGCGCGCGTGTGGCGATAGAGCAACTGCTGGCCGAGGGCCTGTTCCATCAGTTGGATCTGGCGCGAGATGGAGGAGGGCGCCAGGCCTTCGCGCCGCGCCACTTCAGAAAAACTGCCGTGGTCGAGCACTGCGACGAACAGGCGCAGGGCCTTGAAACTCAATTCATTCAAACCGTGCATCGGGGCTCCGTGCTGTGCGTTTTACGCAAAGGTGTTATCCGTATGCTCCCATTTATCGCACAGCACAGCCATCGGATAATGCGCGCCATTCAAAACAGCGTTCAACGCAGGTGATGTATGCAATCCAGATCTATCGAAGGTGTGGCACCGGCCAAGCCGAAAATTAACCTGTTGCGGCTGCTGCTCTTGCCGCTGGTGATCCTGGCCGGCATGGGCTTGTCGGTGGAAGCCGGTTTGCTCGGGCCGCTGGGCGAGCAGGTGGGGCATTTATGGGCGACCCTGAGCATTTTTGGCGTGGGCTCGGCAATTCTGGGGTTGCTGCTGCTGTTCAGCGGCCCGCAAAAGGGCCCGGCACTCACCGAGCTGCCGCGCTGGCAGTTGATCGGTGGTTTCCTGGGGCCGATCTACGTGGTGGTGCTGACCCTGGCCACCCCCCATATCGGTATCGCCATGACCATGATCGCGATCCTCTCGGGACAGGTGGGCAAGAGCGTATTGATCGACCATTTCGGCTGGTTCGGCACCGCGCGCAAGCGCGTCAATGGCGAGCGCTGGATTGCCCTGGCGTTGATTGTGGCGGCACTTGTTTTGATTGCACGAGGATAAGGCGATGAATCTGATTCTGTTATTGGTCGTGGTGGTGGCAGCGGGCGCGGTGTTGAGCGTGCAGGCGGCCATCAACGGGCGTCTGGGCCAGACGGTGGGCGTGCTGCGCAGCAGTCTGGTGACCTTTGGGGTCGGCGCCCTTGTGACGGCCCTGCTGATTTTTTTCTTCGAGCCCGCCCAGGCCGTGAGCTTGCTGGAAGTGCCCAAATGGCAACTGACCGGTGCGCTGTTCGGTGTGGTGTACATGATGGTGATGGTCGGTGCGGTACCGGTGGTTGGCGCGGCAGTGGCGACCGTTGCGGTGATCACGGGGCAGTTGGCCATGGGGATGTTGATCGACAACTTCGGCTGGCTGGGCAACCCGGCGATTGAGCTGTCAGGCAGTCGGATCGTGGCGATGGTGTGTCTGGCCCTGGCCCTGGTGTTCATGTATCGCAGCAACACGCGAACCGACTGATGGTTTGAACGAACGGCGCGGGCGTGCAGTCATTGCTTAAGGTGCCGGCGTTCGCCGCACCGGGACGACCATGAAGAAGGAGTCTGAACATGCCGGATCAAACGTGTGCTTGCCCCCACTGCAAATGCGTACTGGGCGTCGACGCGATCATGAAAGATGGGAAGGGCTATTGCTGCCAGGGGTGTGCGGAACATCATGCCCACGGTGAGCCTTGTGCCGCGCCGACAGGCTGTGAGTGCGCTAAATCGGCTCACGGCTGACGCTGTTGCCAGGCGGCCGGTAGCGCCGGCCCCTGGCGCGATTCATTGGGTTTCCAGCTCCAGCTGCAAGCTGTGGTCGGCCAGACGCTGGCGGTCTTTGACCACACCACTGGTACGCCGCCCCTGCAGCGCGAACACTACCGTCTGGGCATCCTGCAGGTCTTCCGGCAACGGCTGGAACACCTTCACCACCAGCCATCCAGGTGTTTTTTGCAGGCTTACCTGACACTCCGCATGCTTGGACAAGGGGCCAAGCAGCGTGTCCTGGGTGTAATCGATCCGCGCTTTGCCATGGATCTGTTCGGGTAACGTCATGATTCATACTCCTTGCTTGATCAAGCCTGGGCGCGCGCGTCCGAGCGGCGCCATTGCACGTTATGGATGCCGAACTTCTCGGCTTGAGCCTGGCTGGTCTTTTTCACTTGCTCGCGGGAGAAACGTCCGATACGTCCCACGCCGGCGTCACAACTTGCCCAATGCCAGGCCTCTGCTGCATCAAGCTTATCCAGGCGGATAATGAATGACTTGGCATCGCCATGCAGGGTGTAGTCGATGACAAACAATTTTGCGTTATTCATTGGCCCGTTAACCTTGGTGATGTAAGCAAGTGATCCCCGGTGCGGGTAAAAATTCACTCGGATGGTCGAGCGGTCATCATTTTCACGACCGCCTTTCCCTTGATCGATGCGCACGCCACGGGCCTGGGCGTCCCCCCCGCTGGCCGTTGGGGCTGCCAGGGACGTGAATCGAGGCAGCGCGGACACAATCATCCGGCTGCCTTGATTGCGCGGTTATACCTCGGGAACGCCCTTTTCCCAGGCCGACCAGTTGTTGAGGATTGCCTGTACCAACGGATTGCCCGTGCGGTACAGGTTTTCCAGGGCCGGTACGAAGCCGCCCTGATCCGCGTATTTGAGCAGGTTGTCCACCTCGCTGTAGCCGGGGTAAGGCCGGTCGAAATCGGAACCGGCACGCACCACGGCCAGGCGCTGGATATCCACCAACCCTTCACGGCTGGCGCGCAGCAGAGCCTCATAGGTGGAGTTGTCTTCCTGTTGGGTGGTGCAGTACTCGCCTTTATTGTCGGTCAGCAACTTGGTCCAGACTTCGGCGCGTTCACTCAGGCGCGTGCCGGAGAACCAGGTATTGCCCGCCAGCGTGTCGCAGCGCGTGACCTGCGGCGGCTGGTTGGCCGGCGCGGCGGGGTAGTGCTTGCGCCAGGCGCTGGACTCCTTGCTTTCCGTCAGTTCGACCTTGTGCGACAGGGCAAACGCCTTGGCTTGCAGCTTGGGGTTCAGCTCGAACACTTCGGTCTTGTAGTCCAGCGGTGGTTTTTCGTTGGGACCCTTGGTGTTGATGCCGATATAGCCGGTCGGCCAGTCTTTGGGCGCATCCCGTGAATCCAGCTCCCACTGAGTGCCGAATTCCACCAGGTAATGGGCCCAGGCAGCGGTGCCGATCGTGCCGTGCTTGGGGTTGATGCCGGCGATCCCGGCAATCAGGAAGTAGCTGTGGCGCAAGTCGAACCTGGGCGACAAGGCCAGGGCCAGAGTGGATGCTGCGGCGTTGGTCTGGCCCATGCCGGTGACCAGCAGGCACACGTCCTGAGTATTGCAGCGGATCACCGGGTATTCGGCGGACAGGCCCGGCACGCGAACTTCCTGCGTGAGTTGCAGGCGCTCGATCCAGGTTTGCGCCTCGGGGGCGAACATGGTGATCAGCATCACCTTGGGTTTGATCGGTGCCGGGGCGTCAGCCAGCACCAGGTGCGGCAGCAAACTCAGGCCAGCGGCCATCGACAGACGGGTAAAGGTGTTCATCTCATGCTCCTTGATCAGAATTGGTAGCCCACGCCGGCGTAGTAACCCCAGCCGTCGGAGCGTGCGCGGAAATTGCCTTCGCCGAAGTTCAACTCGCTGCCATCCTCCCAGTTGCCGCCGTTATGGAAGTAACGGCCGACCAGGGTAAAGCGCAGGTGGGTGAAGGCATACAGCAGCACGTTGGTGGCCACCGTGGAATTGGCGGTGCGTGCCGGGTTGTCATGGTGCAGGTTCGATCCGAAATCGTGGTTGGTGAAGCCGATGTAGGTCAGCGAGGCGCCGTTGTCGAAGGTGCCGATGGGCACGATGTACTTCATCTGCGCGCGGTAGCCGTCCCAGGAGTATTCATTGCTGGCGCCGTAGTTTTCCCACTGGTAACGCCCGTAGAAATTGGCTGAAAGGTTAACCCGCGAGTGGGTGTCGATGTCCGTGCCCAGGCCGCTGTAGAGGGTGTTGGCGCGGTTTTCCTTGTTGCTGCCGTGGTCGTAGATCCAGTCGAACGCCACGTACCACTCCTTGAACGGCCCGATGGCCAGGCTGCGTCCGGCGAGGTAGTCGATCGAAATACGCGGCTCATGCTCCATGAACACCGGCGAGCCATGGTCCCATACGCCTTTGTCATTGCTGTTGCCGATGCCGAGGACCTTTGGCACATCAATATAGCCGTACAACTCGAAAGGCCCCTTGCGGCCGAAGTACTCGTATTCCAGGTAGATGTCGTCGGATGGTTTGGGGCCGAAGCTGATGTCCTTGCTGCCGATCAGGGTCAGGTCCTGGTTGAACCATTCGGAGAGGTAGGCACCTTTGTTCGGGCTTTGTGTTTCAGCGCTGAGGGTTTCGCCCTGAGCTGAGTCATTGACGGGCAGATCCTGCGCCAAAATGGGTGCGCTGAGTACTCCCGTAACGGCGGCCAGTAGCACGCAAACAGCAAAGAGAGGACGAGGCCTTGAGGTGGGGTGCATGGAAAGTCCCTATTCGTACGCGGTTTGAACCCGCTGCTGCGGGCCGTGGTGAACTTGATGCTCAAGTTCGTACCGCAAACGTTTGCACAGGCTGTACCAACTTCTCTCAATGGCTTGAATGGCCTGGGAAAAAGCCGAATTAGTCGACCTTTTGGTCAAAAATGACTGGGTGGCATTTTTTCGATGCGGTTGTACAGATGCATCGCGCTTTCGCGGCGGTAGTCACTCGGGGTCTGGTTCATCTCGATGCGAAAGTGCCGGTTGAAGTTGGACAGATTGGCGTAACCCACCTCAAAGCAAATGTCCGCCACCGACCGGTCACTTTGCAGCAACAGCCGGCAGGCGCGCTGCACGCGGAACTTGCGCATCAGGTCGATAAAGCCGTGGCCGGTGTTGCGCTTGAAGAACCGCGAGAAGCCCGGTTCGCTCATCTCCAACTGTTGGGCGATCACCGACAGGCGTACGTCACCGGTGAGTTCGCGCATCAAGTAGTCGAAGGCTTTGTTGATGCGCTCGGCGCTGCGCGCGTCCAGGGTTGGCGCATAACAGGCGCTGGCCAGGGTTTTTACCTGGGGCGGCGGGGCGTTTTTCAGGGTGTCCAGCAACTGCAGGAACAGGATCAGCCGCTGCAGGCCGTGGGCACGGCCGATGGCCTCCATGTGTTGGGCCGCCCGTATCGCGGTGTCGCCGGTAAACTCCAGGCCGCGCCGGGCCTGTTCGAACAATGGTTGCACATCACCCAACTCGGGCAGCGTCTCGCGCAGGGCGAGGAGGGCCGCGCCGTCGAATTGCAGCACCACATCGCGTCCGCTCAGGTGTTCACCGGGGGCCAGTTCGCCGATCCAGTCGTGGGGCAGGTCCGGGCCTATCAGCGCGACATGGCCGGCACCGAACGCACCGATATAGTCGCCCGCGACCAACTTGCCGCTGCCTTGGCGGATCAGGTGGATTTCGAATTCGGGGTGGTGGTTCCAGCGCGCCAGGTCGTAGGGGTAGTCATGTTCGAACCAGCGGAAGCAGTGGTCCGGCTCGGGCAGGATCACTTCGCGTTCGGCAGGGCGGTGTTCAAACAGCTGGGCGCGGCTCACGGGCATGGTGCGGCCTGTTTTTTATTGGATTGCCTTAAAAATACGCGCCCCGGCCCTTCAGGCGCTACCCCGGATTTTGTCCGATGCTGGTACTTTTTTGATCCTGGCAGCAGGGTTAAAAAAGTATCACTCGGGCATCCGCCATTCGTT encodes the following:
- the cobF gene encoding precorrin-6A synthase (deacetylating); protein product: MKRILIIGIGAGNPDYITMQAVKALNRTDVFFLMDKGQSKDKLIDLRREICQTYITEPGYRFVEADCPERVRGDIDYTTAVQDLNRDKQATFERMINEEMADGEVGAFLAWGDPALYDSTIRILQAILASGRCAFEFEVIPGITSVQALAAQHKVALNRIGKSVEITTGRRLAAGQASDADTLVVMLDAEDSYRTVADQDLDIYWGAYLGTPDEILISGKVSDVADEIQRVRKAARLANGWIMDTYLLRKP
- a CDS encoding alpha/beta hydrolase, whose protein sequence is MFKLFALALTLVAGVAHADSELHTDLPLAYLEQSQSDARNEPLVIFLHGFGSNEEDLFGIKDALPSTWTYLSVRAPIPVQPSGFRWFTKTPGDGDYDGVTADLRSSAKLIKDFVVKATAKYHTQSDRVFLVGFSQGAIMSYEVALRDPALVRGIAALSGSLLPVLKAELKPDQRLGKLAIFIGHGTLDQALPYVSATRANEVLVGLGLQPEFHGYPGMNHTVSEAQLSDLKAWLQKSLR
- a CDS encoding monovalent cation:proton antiporter-2 (CPA2) family protein gives rise to the protein MPHEGNLLQAAVVFLLAAVLTVPLAKRLQLGAVLGYLFAGVIIGPSVLGLIGNPQSVAQFSELGVVLLLFIIGLELSPKRLWVMRKAVFGVGLAQVLLTGLVMGAVALWVFGQAWNSAIVLGLGLALSSTAFGLQSLAERKELNQPHGRLAFAILLFQDIAAIPLIAMVPLLAGSDHPTTEAQGVQHVLQILGSIAVVIIGGRYLLRPVFRIVAKTGLREVSTATALLVVIGTAWLMELVGVSMALGAFLAGLLLADSEYRHELESQIEPFKGLLLGLFFISVGMGANLSLLLSSPLVVIGLTLLLIGLKLPLLYAVGRLVGDLNRESALRLGVVLAAGGEFAFVVFKIGRDQGLFEPHLYDILVLTITLSMAVTPLLLLVCPKLFKPKVKPVHVPEEFRAIESDAPRVVIAGMGRMGQIVARILRAQNISFIALDTSVETIELTRSFGGMPVFYGDPQRPEILHAAKVDQAEFFVIAMDDPEINIKTAELVRNLYPHMKIIARARNRQHVHRLVDLDASPVRETFYSSLEMSRRTLVGLGLTQAQADARINRFKNHDLQVLAAQHAVYDDAAKVMQTAQEARTELARLFEMDRLEEESDKG
- a CDS encoding DUF726 domain-containing protein, with product MQHQWDEMHRTRKPTFVLCGEPQGDVLNLYVHGYSAFFNRQQLGNFQQQLARIEGSTNLMLFWPAGHFLENLFAPFKEVIGAMLGGGSVGAATVGVGKAIAYFLDHYKSVEARVDEVAKSLLPELAGYLQGQALPVRRINLIGHSLGARILVKSLLASPETARELPLDNLLLMGGAICTSSPWDEVSAPLKGRLINCHSSKDWALALKPDTERCIGRYAIPVTPALKAKVTNVHLATFDHAAYWPQLQTVVQYTDLLHERRGMIRSDQRSAEVRFAEEDTELFPALVQARPEELKFLAELMAQKRSASIDTTVREPLKLAIELQRMGGDTFMNLARGHGVSYRQIAEDVAQRLGIKFDDPLESVVLADIEAQVAEKLIEQYKDKLSNADRQVFDAELKAAAQKEQGLFNRIDLGRSATTALSGTALAGLTGFILRRGAATAIPVVGQALAAAMLLVSGVRAFSGPAYSITTLAVLVIGVIRQRMEREALNQEMDLVVQVVEAFDLPRDTVMRTVASD
- a CDS encoding Nramp family divalent metal transporter, which produces MKFSLPKIATAPFCPPEVAGSVAVDPKASFFKRVLMFAGPGLLVSIGYMDPGNWATAIEAGSRYGYSLLFVVLLASLAGMALQCLCSRLGIATGKDLAQLCRERYSKRSSRTQWVLAEISIIATDLAEVLGCALAFHLLLGVSLTTGIVITAFDTLLVLALQNRGFRRLEAIMLALVATIGVCFFIELALIKPYWPDVFSGFAPSLSAISDAAPLYLAIGILGATVMPHNLYLHSSIVQTRLIGKDLASKQDAVKLARIDTIGSLALALLVNGAILVLAAAAFHKTGHTDVVEIQDAYHLLDPLVGGAFASILFGIALLASGQSSTFTGTIAGQVIMEGYLNLRIPCWQRRLITRGLALIPAFVGVWVMGDDAIGKLLILSQVVLSLQLPFALYPLIRMTGDKQLMGPFVNRLPTRVLAWFLFAVISGANAWLIAQWLF
- a CDS encoding LysR family transcriptional regulator, with amino-acid sequence MHGLNELSFKALRLFVAVLDHGSFSEVARREGLAPSSISRQIQLMEQALGQQLLYRHTRAVSPTEAGRLLGGHARLMLEQLEAASQALQEQDSEPSGVVRINAPMVFGQRHLSPWLGELCRRYPKLQLDIQQTDTYVDPLQDGTDLLFRIGVLNDSSMQARIFAPQRFRIAASPAYLAEHGTPTHPDELKHHQCLAYKGVTGQQRWFFRRDQGDWTSYSVKGPVTGNHADTLTHAAEQGLGLVVFPSWLIGESLRAGTLQAVLTEYDVATTLEPQQIAALWPGSRRLSLKVRTVIDYFVECFGAVPYWDR
- a CDS encoding DMT family transporter, which translates into the protein MQSRSIEGVAPAKPKINLLRLLLLPLVILAGMGLSVEAGLLGPLGEQVGHLWATLSIFGVGSAILGLLLLFSGPQKGPALTELPRWQLIGGFLGPIYVVVLTLATPHIGIAMTMIAILSGQVGKSVLIDHFGWFGTARKRVNGERWIALALIVAALVLIARG